The following are from one region of the Streptomyces tuirus genome:
- a CDS encoding GDSL-type esterase/lipase family protein, with product MLRFMPVGDSMTIGSTGEHTWRYRLWQHLCRSYAGPCTLVGPRETLYDKLADAPVSYAYAEPDFPRSHLAGWGEGWQHMAPLIGDAVRSCRADVLLVSLGLIDLGFYTNAEQTAENVRAFTAEARAANRRVRMVWLPVTPNVRAQSDAAFAGEVTRFNELLAKTAADLDEPGSPVLLASPPPAYDVATDTYDGTHPNASGEHKIAAAFAAAMHQGWDLAGPYEG from the coding sequence ATGCTCAGGTTCATGCCCGTCGGTGACTCCATGACGATCGGGAGCACGGGCGAACACACATGGCGCTACCGGCTGTGGCAGCACCTGTGCCGTTCCTACGCCGGTCCCTGCACGCTCGTCGGCCCGCGCGAGACGCTCTACGACAAGCTCGCCGACGCCCCGGTGTCGTACGCCTACGCCGAACCGGACTTCCCGCGCTCCCACCTGGCCGGCTGGGGCGAGGGCTGGCAGCACATGGCGCCGCTGATCGGCGACGCGGTGCGGTCCTGCCGCGCGGACGTGCTGCTGGTCTCCCTGGGCCTGATCGACCTGGGCTTCTACACGAACGCCGAGCAGACCGCCGAGAACGTCCGGGCCTTCACGGCCGAGGCCCGGGCGGCGAACCGCCGGGTGCGGATGGTCTGGCTGCCGGTCACCCCGAACGTGCGCGCCCAGTCGGACGCGGCCTTCGCCGGCGAGGTCACCCGCTTCAACGAACTCCTCGCCAAGACGGCCGCCGACCTCGACGAACCCGGCTCCCCCGTCCTCCTGGCCTCACCCCCGCCCGCGTACGACGTCGCCACCGACACCTACGACGGCACCCACCCCAACGCCAGCGGCGAGCACAAGATCGCGGCGGCCTTCGCGGCGGCGATGCACCAGGGCTGGGACCTGGCCGGCCCCTACGAGGGCTAG
- a CDS encoding aldo/keto reductase, whose product MKYTQLGRTGLKVSRLVLGTMNFGPQTDEADSHAIMDAALDAGINFFDTANVYGWGENKGRTESIIGNWFAKGEGRRDKVVLATKVYGNMGADGPAWPNHDKLSAVNIRRAVDASLKRLQTDHIDVYQFHHVDRNTPFDEIWQAIDVLVQQGKILYVGSSNFPGYKIAQANEIAARRGGTIGLVSEQCLYNLAERRAEMEIIPASQEYGLGVIPWSPLHGGLLGGVLKKEVEGGRRASGRAADALADPATRAQIQSYEDLLDKHGIEPGEAALAWLLTRPGVTGPIVGPRTAEQLASAVRASELDLSEDLLTALDEIFPGPGPSPEAFAW is encoded by the coding sequence ATGAAGTACACGCAGCTCGGACGCACGGGACTCAAGGTCAGCCGGCTCGTCCTCGGCACCATGAACTTCGGCCCGCAGACCGACGAGGCCGACAGCCACGCCATCATGGACGCGGCGCTGGACGCGGGCATCAACTTCTTCGACACCGCCAACGTCTATGGCTGGGGCGAGAACAAGGGCCGTACCGAAAGCATCATCGGCAACTGGTTCGCCAAGGGTGAGGGACGGCGCGACAAGGTCGTCCTCGCCACGAAGGTGTACGGCAACATGGGCGCCGACGGCCCGGCCTGGCCCAACCACGACAAGCTCTCCGCGGTCAACATCCGGCGGGCCGTGGACGCCAGCCTGAAGCGGCTCCAGACGGACCACATCGACGTCTACCAGTTCCACCACGTCGACCGGAACACCCCCTTCGACGAGATCTGGCAGGCGATCGACGTCCTGGTCCAGCAGGGCAAGATCCTCTACGTCGGATCGTCGAACTTCCCCGGCTACAAGATCGCCCAGGCCAACGAGATCGCCGCCCGGCGCGGCGGGACCATCGGCCTGGTCAGCGAGCAGTGCCTGTACAACCTCGCCGAGCGGCGCGCCGAGATGGAGATCATCCCGGCTTCGCAGGAGTACGGGCTGGGCGTCATCCCGTGGTCGCCGCTGCACGGCGGTCTGCTGGGCGGTGTCCTCAAGAAGGAGGTCGAGGGCGGCCGCCGCGCCTCCGGCCGCGCGGCCGACGCACTCGCCGACCCCGCCACCCGCGCACAGATCCAGTCCTACGAGGACCTGCTCGACAAGCACGGCATCGAGCCCGGTGAGGCCGCCCTGGCCTGGCTGCTCACCCGCCCCGGCGTGACCGGCCCGATCGTCGGCCCGCGCACCGCGGAACAGCTCGCCTCCGCCGTCCGCGCGTCCGAGCTGGACCTCTCCGAGGACCTCCTGACCGCCCTGGACGAGATCTTCCCGGGCCCGGGCCCGAGCCCGGAGGCTTTTGCCTGGTAG
- the thpR gene encoding RNA 2',3'-cyclic phosphodiesterase, giving the protein MRLFAALLPPDEVCRELGAVVDELRRQPGADGMRWTGRPGWHFTLAFYGEVDDALVPALSERLERAARRTEPFPLAVRGGGQFGHGKALWAGAEGDLAALRLLAERAEAAARKAGVPMGEHRRYKAHLTVARNRAAGDVRAFLDTLAGFTGRTWTVRELCLVRSSLPTSGVPGEQPRYEAVGRWALGGAG; this is encoded by the coding sequence ATGAGACTCTTCGCTGCCCTGCTGCCCCCGGACGAAGTGTGCCGTGAACTCGGCGCCGTGGTCGACGAGTTGCGCAGGCAGCCCGGTGCCGACGGCATGCGCTGGACCGGCCGGCCCGGCTGGCACTTCACGCTCGCCTTCTACGGCGAGGTCGACGACGCGCTCGTCCCCGCGCTGTCGGAGCGGCTGGAGCGGGCCGCGCGCCGTACCGAGCCGTTTCCGCTGGCCGTACGGGGTGGTGGGCAGTTCGGGCACGGGAAGGCGCTGTGGGCCGGGGCCGAGGGGGACCTGGCGGCCCTGCGGCTGCTGGCCGAGCGGGCCGAGGCGGCGGCGCGCAAGGCGGGGGTGCCGATGGGGGAGCACCGGCGGTACAAGGCCCATCTGACCGTGGCGCGGAACCGGGCGGCGGGGGACGTGCGGGCCTTCCTGGACACCCTCGCGGGCTTCACGGGCCGGACCTGGACGGTGCGGGAGCTCTGCCTGGTACGGAGCAGTCTGCCGACGTCCGGGGTCCCCGGGGAGCAGCCCCGGTACGAGGCGGTCGGGCGCTGGGCACTCGGGGGCGCCGGTTAG
- a CDS encoding GNAT family N-acetyltransferase produces the protein MRITIRDGGPDDIPSILGMLDSCVEWLVSQGRTGQWGTKPLSRSPKTVESVGRYMAEGSVFMADVDGVPAGTLTLTGSAGAYLSHLPQPGEPERYIHWLASDRRFKGHGVGSALLAHAAEETRRAGVSLLRVDCYAGDDGKLVRYYESNGFTRTEAFTVGENTWPGQLLARRV, from the coding sequence ATGCGGATCACCATCCGGGACGGCGGGCCCGACGACATTCCCTCGATACTCGGCATGCTCGACAGCTGCGTGGAGTGGCTGGTCTCCCAGGGGCGCACGGGGCAGTGGGGGACGAAGCCGCTGTCGCGGAGCCCGAAGACGGTGGAGTCGGTCGGCCGGTACATGGCGGAGGGCAGCGTGTTCATGGCCGACGTCGACGGCGTCCCCGCCGGCACCCTCACCCTCACCGGCTCGGCGGGCGCCTACCTGTCCCACCTCCCGCAGCCCGGCGAACCCGAGCGCTACATCCACTGGCTGGCCTCCGACCGCCGCTTCAAGGGCCACGGCGTCGGCAGCGCCCTCCTCGCGCACGCCGCCGAGGAGACCCGCCGCGCCGGCGTCTCCCTCCTCCGCGTCGACTGCTACGCCGGCGACGACGGCAAACTCGTCCGCTACTACGAGTCCAACGGCTTCACCCGCACGGAGGCCTTCACGGTCGGCGAGAACACCTGGCCGGGGCAGCTGCTGGCGCGGAGGGTGTAG
- a CDS encoding Uma2 family endonuclease → MTVLDDRIEMAESSGELTLDMMFEWVETMPVPEGYKVEIVGGNIFMAPQRDTHWDIIADIYDQLRSKYPRKRVKSDVRVDYPGHLNGFASDITVMAENSTKNAKGLWRYQDVEFVAEVISRKTGANDYGPKKDAYAAAGVPVYLIVDPYTGRWHLHTKPKDGEYRGELSLDFGDEIDLTGTAVGLVLETGEFPRD, encoded by the coding sequence ATGACCGTCCTTGACGACAGGATCGAGATGGCCGAAAGCAGCGGCGAACTCACCCTCGACATGATGTTCGAGTGGGTGGAGACGATGCCCGTCCCCGAGGGTTACAAGGTCGAGATCGTCGGGGGGAACATCTTCATGGCGCCTCAGCGGGACACCCACTGGGACATCATCGCGGACATCTACGACCAGCTGCGCAGCAAGTATCCGCGCAAGCGCGTGAAGTCCGACGTCCGTGTCGACTACCCGGGCCACCTCAACGGCTTCGCCTCCGACATCACCGTGATGGCGGAGAACTCGACGAAGAACGCCAAGGGCCTGTGGCGCTACCAGGACGTCGAGTTCGTCGCCGAGGTGATCTCCAGGAAGACCGGCGCCAACGACTACGGCCCCAAGAAGGACGCCTACGCCGCCGCCGGTGTGCCGGTGTACCTGATCGTGGATCCGTACACCGGCCGCTGGCATCTGCACACCAAGCCCAAGGACGGCGAGTACCGGGGCGAGCTGAGCCTCGACTTCGGGGACGAGATCGACCTGACGGGCACCGCGGTCGGGCTCGTCCTCGAGACCGGCGAGTTCCCCCGGGACTGA
- a CDS encoding MFS transporter, whose translation MSSGPGAASAPAPDPHDSPPTSDAPAARPARKSSMFSSLSVRNYRLFFMGQVVSNIGTWMQRIAQDWLVLSLTGSAAAVGITTALQFLPMLLFGLYGGVLVDRLRKRPTLLVTQSSMALTAIALAVLTLTGHVQVWHVYVAAFAVGLATVVDNPARQSFVSELVGPGQLQNAVSLNSANFQSARLVGPAVAGILITGVGTGYAFLFNGLSFIAPLTGLLLMRARELHVVERAPRGKGQLREGVRYVTGRPELIWPIVLVGFVGTFAFNFPVYLSAFADDVFHAGAGAYSMFNTLMAVGSVAGALLAARRGTARLRLLIVAAMAFGALEIVAATTPTLWMFALLMVPLGLFGMTVNVTTNTSIQMSTDPAMRGRVMALYMMIFLGGSPVGAPIVGWVTDTYGARVGLAAGGAVAALAAAVIGLVLARVGNLRLSVGWHGGHPRVRFVPREQQEALAPAA comes from the coding sequence TTGAGTTCGGGACCCGGAGCAGCTTCCGCCCCCGCACCTGACCCCCACGATTCCCCGCCCACCTCCGACGCACCCGCCGCCCGGCCCGCCCGCAAGTCCTCGATGTTCTCCTCCCTCTCGGTGCGGAACTACCGCCTGTTCTTCATGGGGCAGGTCGTCTCCAACATCGGCACCTGGATGCAGCGCATCGCCCAGGACTGGCTGGTGCTCAGCCTCACCGGCTCCGCCGCCGCCGTCGGCATCACCACCGCCCTGCAGTTCCTGCCGATGCTGCTGTTCGGCCTCTACGGCGGTGTCCTCGTCGACCGGCTGCGCAAGCGGCCCACGCTGCTCGTGACGCAGTCGTCGATGGCGCTCACGGCGATCGCCCTGGCCGTCCTCACCCTCACCGGGCACGTCCAGGTGTGGCACGTCTACGTTGCCGCCTTCGCGGTCGGTCTCGCCACCGTCGTGGACAACCCGGCCCGGCAGTCCTTCGTCTCCGAGCTGGTCGGCCCGGGGCAGCTGCAGAACGCCGTCAGCCTGAACTCGGCGAACTTCCAGTCCGCCCGCCTGGTCGGCCCCGCCGTCGCGGGCATACTCATCACCGGCGTCGGCACCGGCTACGCCTTCCTTTTCAACGGCCTGTCCTTCATCGCGCCGCTCACCGGCCTGCTGCTGATGCGCGCCCGTGAGCTGCACGTCGTGGAGCGCGCCCCGCGCGGCAAGGGGCAGCTGCGGGAGGGCGTGCGGTACGTCACCGGCCGCCCGGAGCTGATCTGGCCGATCGTCCTGGTCGGTTTCGTCGGCACGTTCGCCTTCAACTTCCCCGTGTACCTCTCGGCGTTCGCGGACGACGTGTTCCACGCCGGGGCGGGCGCGTACAGCATGTTCAACACGCTGATGGCGGTCGGCTCGGTCGCGGGCGCGCTGCTCGCGGCGCGGCGGGGCACGGCCCGGCTGCGGCTGCTGATCGTGGCGGCCATGGCCTTCGGCGCCCTGGAGATCGTGGCGGCGACGACCCCCACGCTGTGGATGTTCGCCCTGCTCATGGTCCCGCTGGGGCTGTTCGGCATGACGGTCAACGTCACCACGAACACCAGCATCCAGATGTCCACGGACCCCGCCATGCGCGGCCGGGTCATGGCTCTCTACATGATGATCTTCCTCGGCGGCTCGCCGGTCGGCGCCCCGATCGTCGGCTGGGTCACCGACACCTACGGCGCCCGGGTCGGCCTCGCGGCCGGCGGCGCGGTGGCGGCACTCGCCGCGGCCGTCATCGGCCTGGTCCTGGCCCGGGTCGGCAACCTACGGCTGTCGGTGGGCTGGCACGGCGGACATCCCCGGGTGCGGTTCGTGCCCCGGGAGCAGCAGGAGGCGCTGGCTCCGGCGGCGTAG
- a CDS encoding MarR family winged helix-turn-helix transcriptional regulator, whose protein sequence is MPDLSHGDDVAAVNSLRSAVMRLSRRLKHQRVDESLSPTEMSVLGTLSLCGKATPGELARKEHVQPPSMTRIVALLEAKGLVRLEPHPEDRRQKVVTRTEQAEAMLEESRAKRNAFLATLVENLDEDEWAKLRAAAPVLEKLAHL, encoded by the coding sequence ATGCCGGACCTCAGCCATGGCGACGACGTAGCCGCCGTGAACTCCCTCCGCTCCGCAGTGATGCGGCTGTCCCGTCGGCTCAAGCACCAGCGGGTCGACGAATCGCTCAGCCCCACCGAGATGTCGGTGCTGGGCACCCTGTCGCTGTGCGGCAAGGCCACGCCGGGCGAGCTCGCCCGCAAGGAGCACGTCCAGCCGCCGTCGATGACCCGCATCGTGGCGCTGCTGGAGGCCAAGGGGCTGGTCCGGCTGGAGCCGCACCCCGAGGACCGGCGCCAGAAGGTCGTCACGCGCACCGAGCAGGCCGAGGCCATGCTCGAGGAGAGCCGCGCCAAGCGGAACGCGTTCCTGGCCACGCTGGTGGAGAACCTCGACGAGGACGAGTGGGCGAAACTGCGCGCCGCCGCCCCCGTGCTGGAGAAGCTCGCGCATCTGTAA
- a CDS encoding ribbon-helix-helix protein, CopG family, producing the protein MGTSVLSLRIDHDLLERLRHHAAKRGMSVQDYVVRTLIRDDFDQRFQAAVEETERFYGSPDSGDEDQVRPSAGIR; encoded by the coding sequence ATGGGGACCAGCGTGCTCAGCCTGCGAATAGACCACGACCTGCTCGAACGGCTCAGGCACCATGCCGCGAAAAGGGGAATGAGCGTCCAGGACTATGTCGTCCGGACGCTCATTCGAGATGACTTCGACCAGCGGTTCCAGGCCGCGGTGGAGGAGACGGAGAGGTTCTACGGCTCACCCGACTCCGGTGACGAGGATCAGGTCAGACCCAGCGCCGGCATCAGGTAG
- a CDS encoding NCS2 family permease has protein sequence MSSSAPAKAPAPQQPGAGPMFGALDRFFRISERGSTLPREVRGGLATFFAMAYIIVLNPIILGSAKDMYGHQLDNGQLVTATALTAALTTLLMGVIGNVPIALAAGLGVNSVVALQLAPRMSWPDAMGMVVLAGFLVMLLVATGLRERVMNAVPFGLRKAISIGIGLFIMLIGLVDAGFVSRIPDAAQTTVPLQLGGDGHLNGWPVLVFVLGVLLTFALIVRKVSGAILISIVAMTALAVIINAVAKVPSWGLTTPTWPGNPVASPDFGLIGQVSLFGGFGKVGVLTGVLFVFTVLLSCFFDAMGTIMGVSDEAKLTDGEGQMPGINRVLFVDGLAVAAGGASSSSATTAFVESTAGVGEGARTGLANVVTGGLFAVALFLTPVATMVPSQAATPALVAVGFLIMAGSVKEIDWADYTIAIPAFVTMVMMPFTYSITNGIGMGFITFAVLRLAAGRGREVPVAMYVVSAVFAFYYLMPALGLT, from the coding sequence ATGTCCTCCTCGGCTCCCGCCAAGGCCCCCGCCCCTCAGCAGCCGGGAGCCGGGCCCATGTTCGGCGCACTCGACCGCTTCTTCCGGATCTCCGAGCGGGGCAGCACCCTGCCCCGTGAGGTCCGCGGCGGTCTCGCCACCTTCTTCGCGATGGCCTACATCATCGTGCTGAACCCGATCATCCTCGGCAGTGCCAAGGACATGTACGGTCACCAGCTCGACAACGGGCAGCTGGTCACCGCGACGGCCCTCACCGCCGCGCTGACCACCCTCCTCATGGGCGTCATCGGCAACGTCCCGATCGCCCTGGCCGCCGGTCTCGGCGTGAACTCCGTCGTCGCCCTCCAGCTCGCCCCGCGCATGTCCTGGCCGGACGCGATGGGCATGGTGGTCCTCGCCGGGTTCCTGGTCATGCTGCTGGTCGCCACCGGACTGCGCGAGCGCGTCATGAACGCCGTGCCCTTCGGGCTGCGCAAGGCCATCTCCATCGGCATCGGCCTGTTCATCATGCTGATCGGGCTCGTGGACGCGGGCTTCGTCTCCCGGATCCCGGACGCCGCCCAGACCACCGTCCCGCTCCAGCTGGGCGGTGACGGTCACCTGAACGGCTGGCCGGTGCTGGTCTTCGTGCTCGGCGTGCTGCTGACCTTCGCGCTGATCGTGCGCAAGGTCTCCGGCGCGATCCTGATCTCGATCGTCGCCATGACGGCCCTCGCCGTGATCATCAACGCGGTGGCCAAGGTGCCGAGCTGGGGCCTGACCACGCCCACGTGGCCCGGCAACCCGGTCGCGAGCCCGGACTTCGGGCTGATCGGGCAGGTCAGCCTGTTCGGCGGCTTCGGCAAGGTCGGTGTGCTGACCGGCGTGCTCTTCGTCTTCACCGTGCTGCTGTCGTGCTTCTTCGACGCGATGGGCACGATCATGGGCGTCTCCGACGAGGCGAAGCTGACCGACGGCGAGGGGCAGATGCCCGGCATCAACCGGGTGCTGTTCGTCGACGGCCTCGCGGTCGCCGCCGGTGGCGCCAGCTCCTCCTCCGCGACGACCGCCTTCGTGGAGTCCACGGCGGGTGTCGGCGAGGGTGCCCGGACCGGTCTGGCGAACGTCGTCACCGGTGGCCTCTTCGCCGTCGCGCTCTTCCTGACGCCGGTCGCCACCATGGTCCCGTCCCAGGCGGCGACCCCCGCGCTGGTCGCGGTCGGCTTCCTGATCATGGCCGGGTCGGTCAAGGAGATCGACTGGGCCGACTACACGATCGCGATCCCGGCCTTCGTGACGATGGTGATGATGCCGTTCACCTACTCGATCACCAACGGCATCGGCATGGGCTTCATCACCTTCGCGGTGCTGCGGCTGGCGGCCGGACGGGGCCGGGAGGTGCCGGTGGCGATGTACGTGGTGTCGGCGGTGTTCGCGTTCTACTACCTGATGCCGGCGCTGGGTCTGACCTGA
- a CDS encoding DUF2530 domain-containing protein yields MAKWTPRHEAPEPLEGPVVATITGGTILWFVLFLVQLPFYGWFDEHGHTWWVWTCLAGGGLGLIGIWYVRKRDAAIKRAAVQDPTATRAAQ; encoded by the coding sequence ATGGCGAAATGGACCCCCAGACACGAGGCGCCGGAGCCCCTTGAGGGCCCCGTGGTCGCCACCATCACCGGCGGCACCATCCTGTGGTTCGTCCTCTTCCTGGTCCAGCTCCCCTTCTACGGCTGGTTCGACGAACACGGCCACACCTGGTGGGTGTGGACATGCCTGGCCGGCGGCGGCCTCGGCCTGATCGGCATCTGGTACGTCCGCAAGCGCGACGCCGCGATCAAGCGCGCGGCGGTGCAGGACCCGACGGCGACTCGCGCGGCCCAGTAG